In Chthonomonadales bacterium, the following are encoded in one genomic region:
- a CDS encoding bifunctional phosphoglucose/phosphomannose isomerase, giving the protein MTLQIAPRQALLDDPGAMRDLDPSGMMDLTVGFAAQCREAVRIGAAFAPGPVPQRPVNNVVVTALGGSAIGGDLLRCLAARETDVPLIVNRDYTLPAFVSKDTLVIAASYSGGTEETLAAYAQARQRGAQIVCVTSGGMLAQRADTDGAPVWRIPGGQPPRASTGYLFFAMLAALAWRGLLRRSVDADVEETLELLEDLRGEYGPSVATDANPAKALARELQGRVPVFYGAQEYLGVVAVRWKGQYNENAKSHAFANVLPEQNHNEILAWALARRQAPRWSVVYLRDPRERLETPRLAHRVDVTAKVIGRSVRSREVVARGESLLARMFSLVYLGDFASVYAAYLNGIDPTIIPGIDRLKSAMRRFKG; this is encoded by the coding sequence ATGACCCTGCAGATCGCACCGCGCCAGGCCCTCCTCGATGACCCGGGCGCGATGCGGGATCTGGACCCCTCCGGCATGATGGACCTGACGGTCGGCTTCGCCGCGCAGTGCCGCGAGGCCGTCCGCATCGGAGCCGCCTTCGCGCCGGGCCCCGTGCCGCAGCGCCCCGTCAACAACGTCGTGGTCACCGCCCTTGGCGGCTCCGCCATCGGCGGCGACCTGCTGCGCTGCCTGGCGGCCCGCGAGACCGACGTGCCGCTCATCGTCAACCGCGACTACACGCTGCCCGCGTTCGTTTCGAAGGACACGCTCGTGATCGCCGCCTCCTACTCGGGCGGCACCGAGGAGACCCTCGCGGCCTACGCGCAGGCCCGGCAGCGCGGTGCGCAGATCGTGTGCGTCACGAGCGGCGGCATGCTTGCCCAGCGCGCGGACACGGACGGGGCGCCGGTGTGGCGAATTCCCGGCGGGCAACCGCCGCGCGCGTCCACCGGCTACCTGTTCTTCGCGATGCTGGCGGCGCTCGCGTGGCGTGGCCTTCTTCGCCGCTCGGTTGACGCCGACGTGGAAGAGACCCTCGAGTTGCTGGAGGATCTGCGCGGGGAGTACGGCCCGAGCGTCGCCACGGACGCGAACCCGGCCAAGGCGCTGGCGCGGGAGCTTCAGGGTCGCGTCCCGGTGTTCTACGGCGCACAGGAATACCTCGGCGTGGTGGCCGTGCGGTGGAAGGGACAGTACAACGAGAACGCCAAGAGCCACGCATTCGCCAACGTGCTGCCCGAGCAGAACCACAACGAGATCCTGGCCTGGGCGCTCGCGCGGCGCCAGGCGCCCCGCTGGTCGGTCGTCTACCTTCGCGATCCACGCGAACGCCTCGAGACTCCGCGCCTCGCGCACCGCGTCGACGTGACCGCGAAGGTGATCGGCCGCTCGGTGCGCAGCCGCGAGGTGGTGGCCCGGGGCGAGAGCCTGCTGGCGCGAATGTTCAGCCTGGTCTACCTGGGCGACTTCGCCAGCGTCTACGCGGCCTATCTCAATGGCATCGACCCGACCATCATTCCAGGGATCGATCGGCTCAAATCGGCGATGCGACGCTTCAAGGGCTGA
- a CDS encoding RibD family protein, whose translation MSLERLLDRTGAGGDPAGLYVDAAFPSPPKGRPHIYFNMVATVDGKTLLGPRGTTAKGLGGPTDHLLMRRLQQCADAVLVGAQTVRVSNLVYPAEVRRAVLTRGGDLPLDNRLFTDAPGRAIVFAPEGIASARRAAIEAAALLRTVPGGEVDVRQVARVLADEFGVQHLLVEGGPSVNAAFLAAGLVDEFFITVAPRLKGGATRPTVVDGEGLPGTEYASLTLVSAYADGDELYLRYRCAGRGAV comes from the coding sequence TTGAGCCTTGAACGACTACTTGACAGGACCGGCGCCGGCGGCGATCCCGCGGGCCTCTATGTGGACGCCGCGTTCCCCTCTCCCCCGAAGGGCCGCCCGCACATCTACTTCAACATGGTCGCGACCGTCGACGGCAAGACGCTTCTGGGGCCGCGCGGCACGACGGCGAAGGGCCTGGGGGGGCCGACGGACCATCTGCTGATGCGGCGGCTCCAGCAGTGCGCCGACGCCGTGCTCGTGGGCGCGCAGACGGTTCGGGTAAGCAACCTGGTCTATCCGGCGGAGGTGCGCCGCGCCGTGTTGACCCGCGGAGGCGACCTGCCGCTCGACAACCGATTGTTCACCGACGCTCCGGGGCGGGCGATCGTGTTTGCGCCGGAGGGCATCGCGTCCGCGCGCCGCGCGGCGATCGAGGCCGCCGCCTTGCTGCGTACGGTCCCGGGCGGCGAGGTGGACGTCCGGCAGGTCGCGCGCGTGCTTGCCGACGAGTTCGGGGTGCAACACCTGCTGGTGGAGGGCGGGCCGAGCGTGAACGCGGCGTTTCTGGCGGCGGGGCTCGTGGACGAGTTCTTCATCACGGTCGCGCCGCGTCTGAAGGGCGGCGCGACGCGGCCAACGGTGGTGGACGGCGAGGGGCTCCCGGGCACCGAGTATGCCTCGCTGACCCTGGTATCGGCGTATGCCGACGGTGATGAGCTGTACCTGCGCTACCGCTGCGCCGGTCGGGGCGCGGTCTAG
- the folE gene encoding GTP cyclohydrolase I FolE, producing the protein MLEELYERILCEVGEDPAREGLRKTPHRAAEALRYMTRGYAQDVTGVLNGAVFAEDYEDLVMASNIEFYSLCEHHLLPFFGKVHIAYLPAGRIIGVSKLARLVDVFARRLQVQERMTVQVATALEDALRPKGVGVVVEARHMCMMARGVEKQNSKITTSEMRGHFRDHRPTRDEFLNLLALEKGV; encoded by the coding sequence GTGCTGGAGGAGTTGTACGAGCGGATCCTGTGCGAGGTCGGCGAGGATCCGGCACGCGAGGGCCTGCGCAAGACCCCGCACCGCGCGGCCGAGGCGCTGCGCTACATGACGCGCGGCTACGCCCAGGACGTGACGGGCGTGCTGAACGGCGCGGTCTTCGCCGAGGACTACGAGGACCTGGTGATGGCAAGCAACATCGAGTTCTACAGCCTCTGCGAGCACCATCTGCTGCCGTTCTTCGGAAAGGTGCACATCGCTTACCTGCCCGCCGGGCGCATCATCGGGGTCAGCAAGCTCGCGCGCCTCGTCGACGTGTTTGCGCGTCGGCTCCAGGTGCAGGAGCGCATGACGGTGCAGGTAGCGACCGCGCTCGAGGACGCGCTACGGCCGAAGGGCGTTGGGGTCGTCGTTGAGGCGCGTCACATGTGCATGATGGCGCGCGGCGTCGAGAAGCAGAACAGCAAGATCACGACGAGCGAGATGCGCGGCCACTTTCGCGACCACCGCCCGACGCGGGACGAGTTCCTGAACCTGCTCGCGCTCGAGAAGGGCGTGTAG
- a CDS encoding C40 family peptidase produces METAVVTCSVAPMRAAPSGSAEMVSQARFGETVAVLGRAEAWAEARTPDGYTGWVASAALAAPPAQSVYAAGERGAEVTVPWAPLRAAPGADAPQRTLITLGARVEIDEEEGAWARVRTPAGGVAFVASAHLRRPAGAPTTAERLPAPAGALIGVPYLWGGRTPFGFDCSGFVQLLYALGGYCLPRDAHLQAADETLPEVGRVDLRRGDLVFFTGAHDPRRRGVTHVGMALGDGRFVHASSLQGVAVSELDEEPYAREYHIARGPRP; encoded by the coding sequence GTGGAGACCGCCGTCGTGACCTGCAGCGTGGCGCCGATGCGGGCGGCGCCGAGTGGTAGCGCCGAAATGGTCAGCCAGGCGCGGTTCGGCGAGACCGTGGCGGTGCTGGGGCGAGCCGAGGCCTGGGCGGAGGCACGCACGCCGGACGGCTATACGGGCTGGGTGGCCTCCGCCGCGCTCGCCGCGCCTCCCGCGCAGAGCGTCTATGCCGCGGGTGAGCGCGGCGCCGAGGTCACGGTTCCCTGGGCGCCGCTGCGGGCGGCGCCGGGGGCGGACGCGCCGCAGCGAACCCTGATCACGCTCGGCGCGCGCGTGGAGATCGACGAGGAGGAGGGCGCCTGGGCACGCGTCCGCACGCCTGCCGGGGGAGTGGCCTTCGTGGCGTCCGCGCACCTGAGGCGGCCCGCGGGGGCGCCCACCACGGCCGAGCGGCTGCCGGCGCCCGCCGGCGCGCTCATCGGCGTACCCTACCTGTGGGGCGGGCGCACGCCCTTCGGGTTCGACTGCTCCGGCTTCGTGCAGCTCCTCTACGCGCTTGGCGGGTACTGCCTGCCGCGCGACGCCCACCTCCAGGCGGCGGACGAGACGCTGCCCGAGGTGGGCCGAGTTGACCTGCGCCGGGGCGACCTGGTCTTCTTCACGGGCGCGCACGACCCACGGCGTCGCGGCGTGACGCACGTGGGCATGGCGCTGGGCGACGGGCGGTTCGTGCACGCGAGCTCGCTGCAGGGCGTGGCCGTGAGTGAGCTCGACGAGGAGCCCTACGCGAGGGAGTACCATATCGCGCGGGGACCCCGGCCGTAG
- a CDS encoding polysaccharide biosynthesis protein, which translates to MRRHIANTRLARAIVSLLPHIRNRHVLVADVALLAAVPTTALALRHSGLDEVLAHPGEFALYTAATVLIRVGALQAFGLYRRYWLYATVDDLIAIVLAVVASTGVIGLAHAGARLAGLTLATAPGPVPWIGSLLTLFCVGATRFSVQILAHLVREAPHPDALRTLIVGAGFYGQLIARELLHSNPRAGLRPIAFLDDDTAKQRVSILTLPVVGRIEDLPDVTRQLRVEQVVIAIPGAPGKLIRRINGLCEEAGVDARTLPGLSSILTGSVRVSQLRKVDIEDLLRREPIVTDTAAMRRFIDGKRVLITGGGGSIGGELCRQVLQCRPAGLVVLGHGENSVFDIHNELLRMCEDLKGSPDGEPGAHKPHISAQIGDIRSPERLRGVMERFRPDIVFHAAAHKHVPLMEWNPTEAVSNNVLGTRNLLAAAEEFGVEHFVMISTDKAVNPTNVMGASKRAAELLVMEAAQRTGRAYVAVRFGNVLGSRGSVVPTFKRQIDGGGPVTVSDPEMRRFFMTIPEAVQLVLQASVLGQGGEIFMLNMGEPVKIVDLARDIIELSGLEVGRDIEIVFTGTRPGEKLFEELFLPGETYEETHHEKILIARSASSAVPPGITQIVREMENLVTSDDAEAAVRWLQCLVPEYRPHDSGAVRAVAPAPSPGPVTAATPGSGKRNRPSAPATRPSRARAGSGTRPASGGGRESGRASRSS; encoded by the coding sequence ATGCGTCGGCACATCGCCAACACGAGGCTGGCACGGGCCATCGTCTCGCTGCTGCCACACATCCGCAACCGCCATGTCCTCGTGGCGGACGTCGCGTTGCTTGCCGCCGTACCCACGACTGCGCTCGCGCTCCGCCACAGCGGCCTGGACGAGGTTCTGGCCCATCCGGGCGAGTTCGCGCTCTACACGGCGGCAACCGTGCTGATCCGAGTCGGCGCGCTCCAGGCCTTCGGCCTCTACCGCCGCTACTGGCTCTACGCCACGGTCGACGACCTGATCGCCATCGTTCTTGCGGTCGTCGCGTCCACGGGCGTGATCGGGCTCGCCCACGCCGGCGCGCGGCTCGCCGGGCTCACGCTGGCCACCGCCCCGGGCCCCGTACCCTGGATTGGCTCGCTGCTCACCCTCTTCTGCGTGGGCGCCACGCGCTTCAGCGTACAGATACTGGCGCACCTGGTGCGCGAGGCCCCGCACCCGGACGCGCTGCGCACGCTCATCGTGGGCGCCGGCTTCTATGGGCAGTTGATCGCTCGCGAGCTCCTGCACTCCAACCCGCGCGCGGGGTTGCGGCCGATCGCCTTCCTCGACGACGATACCGCCAAACAGCGCGTCTCCATCCTGACGCTGCCCGTCGTCGGGCGTATCGAGGACTTGCCCGACGTAACCCGTCAGCTTCGGGTTGAGCAGGTCGTCATCGCGATTCCCGGCGCTCCAGGCAAGCTGATCCGCCGAATCAACGGCCTGTGCGAAGAGGCAGGAGTCGACGCCAGGACGCTGCCGGGGCTCTCGTCGATCCTCACGGGCTCGGTACGCGTGAGCCAGCTTCGCAAGGTCGACATCGAGGATCTCCTGCGCCGCGAGCCGATTGTAACGGACACCGCCGCCATGCGCCGCTTCATCGATGGCAAGCGCGTGCTGATCACGGGTGGCGGCGGCTCCATCGGCGGCGAGCTGTGCCGGCAGGTGCTCCAGTGTCGGCCGGCCGGCCTGGTGGTGCTCGGCCACGGCGAGAACTCCGTGTTCGACATCCACAACGAGCTCCTGCGCATGTGCGAGGACCTCAAGGGCTCCCCCGATGGCGAGCCCGGCGCGCACAAGCCACACATCTCCGCCCAGATCGGCGATATTCGTAGCCCGGAGCGCCTGCGCGGCGTGATGGAACGGTTTCGGCCGGACATCGTCTTCCATGCCGCCGCGCACAAGCACGTGCCACTGATGGAGTGGAACCCGACGGAGGCGGTGTCGAACAACGTGCTGGGCACGCGCAACCTGCTGGCCGCCGCGGAGGAGTTCGGTGTCGAGCACTTCGTGATGATCTCTACCGACAAGGCCGTGAATCCAACCAACGTGATGGGGGCGAGCAAGCGAGCGGCGGAACTACTGGTGATGGAGGCGGCCCAGCGCACGGGCCGGGCCTACGTGGCCGTGCGGTTCGGCAACGTCCTGGGGAGCCGTGGTAGCGTCGTGCCCACCTTCAAGCGGCAGATCGACGGCGGCGGACCGGTCACCGTGAGCGATCCGGAGATGCGCCGCTTCTTCATGACGATTCCGGAGGCCGTGCAGCTCGTGCTGCAGGCCAGCGTGCTCGGCCAGGGCGGCGAGATCTTCATGCTCAACATGGGCGAGCCCGTCAAGATCGTGGACCTGGCGCGCGACATCATTGAGCTCTCGGGCCTTGAAGTTGGGCGCGACATCGAGATCGTGTTCACCGGAACGCGGCCGGGGGAGAAGCTGTTCGAGGAGTTGTTCCTCCCAGGAGAGACCTACGAGGAGACGCACCACGAGAAGATCCTGATCGCGCGCAGCGCGAGTTCCGCGGTGCCGCCAGGTATCACGCAGATCGTCCGCGAGATGGAGAACCTCGTGACGAGCGACGACGCGGAGGCCGCCGTGCGCTGGCTGCAGTGCCTGGTGCCGGAGTACCGGCCGCACGACTCCGGCGCGGTGCGCGCGGTCGCGCCTGCCCCATCGCCCGGGCCAGTGACCGCGGCGACGCCGGGCTCGGGCAAACGCAACCGCCCCTCGGCTCCGGCTACACGCCCTTCTCGAGCGCGAGCAGGTTCAGGAACTCGTCCCGCGTCGGGCGGTGGTCGCGAAAGTGGCCGCGCATCTCGCTCGTCGTGA
- a CDS encoding type III pantothenate kinase: MLLALDAGNSNLTAALFDGQRLEAVWRLRADPRTTADDLSVTFAALLRARGLSEANVTDVGIACVVPPLAPALAALAAQHLRAPAVVVGPEDAGGLRIAVDEPAALGPDRIAGAVAAVERHGAPVVVADFGSATTLTVVSSERAIVGGAIAPGIGMAARALHERTGRLPLVEPAAPGRAVGASTQEAIRAGVVFGCVGAVRELLRRTRAELGSEAPMIATGGLCGVIAPLLPEIAAVEPLLTLEGVRLACERGRPA, translated from the coding sequence ATGCTACTGGCCCTGGACGCGGGGAACTCCAACCTGACCGCCGCGCTCTTCGACGGGCAGCGGCTCGAGGCCGTGTGGCGCCTGCGCGCGGATCCGCGGACGACGGCCGACGACCTGAGCGTCACGTTCGCGGCGCTGCTGCGCGCGCGCGGGCTCTCGGAGGCCAACGTAACGGACGTGGGCATCGCCTGCGTGGTGCCGCCGCTCGCCCCCGCGCTCGCCGCCCTCGCCGCCCAGCACCTGCGCGCGCCCGCCGTCGTGGTCGGCCCCGAGGACGCAGGCGGCCTGCGGATCGCCGTCGACGAGCCGGCGGCGCTCGGGCCCGACCGCATCGCAGGCGCCGTGGCGGCGGTCGAGCGTCACGGTGCGCCGGTCGTCGTGGCCGACTTCGGCTCCGCCACCACGCTCACCGTCGTCTCCTCGGAGCGCGCGATCGTGGGCGGCGCCATCGCGCCGGGCATCGGCATGGCCGCGCGGGCACTCCACGAGCGCACCGGGAGGCTCCCGCTCGTGGAGCCCGCCGCTCCGGGGCGCGCCGTGGGGGCCAGCACGCAAGAGGCGATTCGGGCGGGGGTGGTCTTCGGGTGCGTGGGCGCCGTGCGCGAGTTGCTGCGCCGTACGCGCGCGGAGCTCGGCAGCGAGGCGCCGATGATCGCCACCGGCGGCTTGTGCGGCGTCATCGCTCCGCTGCTGCCCGAGATCGCGGCCGTCGAGCCGCTCCTGACGCTGGAGGGAGTCCGCCTCGCCTGCGAGCGCGGCAGACCCGCATAG
- a CDS encoding rhomboid family intramembrane serine protease, producing MIPLKDNIPTRRFPIVSVALIVLNVLVFLADRLTGHYQVLRVLTPGGIAQVPRFVGGLSEHYALVPAEVSADLATAWPTILASQFLHANWLHIGGNMLYLWIFGNNVEDAVGRARFVLFYLLCGTAAAFAHIASEPGSPIPTVGASGAVAGVMGAYVVLYPRAQVLAIVPVFVIGTLMEVPALIVIGFWALLQVVNARWLGGGEVLGGGGVAYWAHVGGFAAGIVLILLLGGRRLVDHQRRRTFEY from the coding sequence GTGATCCCGCTCAAAGACAACATCCCAACGCGGCGCTTCCCCATCGTAAGCGTCGCGCTCATCGTCCTCAACGTGCTCGTCTTCCTGGCGGATCGCCTCACAGGCCACTACCAGGTTCTGCGCGTGCTGACGCCGGGCGGAATCGCCCAGGTGCCGCGCTTCGTGGGCGGTCTCTCGGAACACTACGCGCTTGTGCCCGCCGAAGTTTCCGCTGACCTCGCCACCGCCTGGCCCACGATCCTGGCCTCACAGTTCCTGCACGCCAACTGGCTCCACATCGGCGGCAACATGCTCTACCTCTGGATCTTCGGCAACAACGTCGAGGATGCCGTGGGACGCGCGCGGTTCGTCCTGTTCTACCTGCTCTGCGGCACTGCGGCGGCCTTCGCCCACATCGCCAGCGAGCCCGGCTCACCGATCCCCACCGTGGGCGCGAGCGGCGCCGTTGCCGGCGTCATGGGCGCCTACGTGGTGCTCTACCCGCGCGCGCAGGTCCTGGCCATCGTGCCGGTGTTCGTCATCGGAACGCTGATGGAGGTGCCCGCGCTCATCGTAATCGGGTTCTGGGCGCTGCTGCAGGTCGTCAACGCCCGGTGGCTGGGCGGCGGCGAGGTGCTCGGCGGCGGCGGCGTGGCCTACTGGGCACATGTCGGCGGGTTTGCCGCCGGCATCGTGCTGATCCTCCTGCTGGGCGGCCGTCGCCTCGTCGACCACCAGCGGCGCCGGACCTTCGAATACTGA
- a CDS encoding sugar transferase produces the protein MTGPLLSIIVAACLIGVPLAHFLTNCISPITLLGTAAGAALALASIAVSREEATPRGAAPTIELDRSLAFGERRRVLVVGAGRLAQSLAEQLETAHGCCVVGFIDDDVAGEPSERWQVLGRREEAVAVAQRLDVDEVIVAYAPTWQQQLVEQLINEHPGIGVQVVPSPYESLLHNGRVRSVGDVALVQLLDRSKRPWDAAKRLVDVVLSATGLLVLAPLLLLVMAIVKLTSRGPAIFAQERIGHHQRPFTLYKLRTMVVNAEARTGPVLSAGLDDPRLTAIGKLMRRFRLDELPQLWNVVRGDMSLVGPRPERACFVERFSQMTPLYAARHSVRPGITGLAQVCGGYRTDARDKLRFDLIYVAHRSMGLDLTVLMRTLAIVLSSKGS, from the coding sequence ATGACCGGTCCGCTCCTGAGCATAATCGTCGCGGCATGCCTGATCGGCGTGCCGCTCGCCCACTTCCTGACGAACTGCATCAGCCCGATCACCCTCTTGGGTACGGCCGCCGGCGCGGCGCTTGCCCTGGCCTCGATCGCGGTGAGCCGCGAAGAGGCAACGCCTCGCGGGGCGGCGCCCACCATCGAGCTCGACCGTTCCCTCGCTTTTGGCGAGCGCAGACGCGTGCTGGTGGTGGGGGCGGGCCGGCTCGCGCAGTCACTGGCCGAGCAACTCGAGACCGCACATGGTTGCTGCGTCGTCGGGTTCATCGACGACGACGTTGCCGGGGAGCCGTCCGAGCGCTGGCAGGTACTCGGGAGGCGCGAGGAGGCCGTGGCCGTGGCCCAGCGGCTGGATGTCGACGAGGTCATCGTCGCCTACGCGCCCACCTGGCAGCAGCAGCTCGTCGAGCAACTGATCAACGAGCACCCTGGCATCGGCGTGCAGGTGGTGCCGTCGCCATACGAGAGCCTTCTGCACAACGGCCGCGTCCGCAGCGTTGGCGACGTAGCCCTCGTCCAGCTGCTCGACCGAAGCAAACGGCCGTGGGATGCCGCCAAGCGCCTCGTCGATGTTGTTCTGTCCGCGACCGGCCTTCTCGTCCTCGCCCCGCTTCTGCTGCTGGTGATGGCGATCGTCAAGCTCACGTCGCGCGGGCCCGCCATCTTCGCGCAGGAGCGAATCGGCCACCACCAGCGCCCCTTCACGCTCTACAAGCTGCGCACCATGGTGGTGAACGCGGAGGCCCGCACGGGGCCTGTCCTGTCGGCCGGCCTCGACGATCCGCGCCTGACGGCGATCGGCAAGCTGATGCGACGGTTCCGCCTTGACGAGCTCCCGCAGCTCTGGAACGTTGTCCGCGGCGACATGAGCCTGGTCGGGCCCCGCCCCGAGCGTGCCTGTTTCGTCGAGCGGTTCTCGCAGATGACGCCTCTCTACGCCGCCCGCCATTCCGTGCGCCCGGGCATCACCGGGCTGGCCCAGGTGTGCGGCGGGTACCGAACCGACGCGCGCGACAAGTTGCGGTTCGACCTGATCTACGTGGCGCACCGGTCGATGGGCCTGGACCTTACAGTCCTGATGCGCACGCTCGCGATCGTCTTGAGCTCCAAGGGCTCCTGA
- the ugpC gene encoding sn-glycerol-3-phosphate ABC transporter ATP-binding protein UgpC, whose product MAQVTLKDLTKEFKEVVAVDKLNLEIRDKEFLVLVGPSGCGKTTALRMIAGLEEATDGEILIGERVVNDVSPKDRDIAMVFQNYALYPHMTVYDNMSFGLRLKRTPTARPWPLNTRRAFTREEIDRRVQEAAKLLGLGGLLQRKPKQLSGGQRQRVALGRAIVREPKVFLMDEPLSNLDAKLRVQTRAELIKLHRRLGITTIYVTHDQVEAMTMGDRIAVMSQGLMQQCDTPLNLFNHPANVFVAGFIGSPAMNFVAVTVRSEGEGTVLDAGAFKVTVTPEQAVTAAPYMGQECVFGIRPEDIHDRCLEGLVKAMAGNTIRVGVDVIEPLGNDVEMYLTAGELQMTAMIDSKTQAKVGEQIEVVLDMEKSHLFDKDTEASIY is encoded by the coding sequence ATGGCGCAGGTGACGCTCAAGGACCTCACCAAGGAGTTCAAGGAGGTCGTCGCGGTTGACAAGCTCAACCTCGAGATACGCGACAAGGAGTTTCTGGTGCTCGTCGGGCCCAGCGGGTGCGGCAAGACCACGGCGCTCCGGATGATCGCGGGCCTCGAGGAAGCGACCGACGGCGAGATACTGATCGGTGAGCGCGTGGTGAACGACGTTTCCCCCAAGGATCGGGACATCGCCATGGTGTTCCAGAACTACGCGCTCTACCCACACATGACGGTCTACGACAACATGAGCTTTGGCTTGCGCCTGAAGCGCACGCCGACCGCCAGACCCTGGCCCCTCAACACGCGCCGCGCCTTCACCCGGGAGGAGATCGACCGCCGCGTGCAGGAGGCCGCCAAGCTACTGGGCCTGGGCGGCCTGCTCCAGCGCAAGCCCAAGCAACTCTCCGGCGGACAGCGGCAGCGCGTTGCCCTCGGGCGCGCCATCGTGCGTGAGCCCAAGGTGTTCCTGATGGACGAACCGCTCTCCAACCTGGACGCCAAGCTGCGTGTGCAGACACGAGCCGAGCTCATAAAGCTGCACCGCCGCCTCGGCATCACCACCATCTACGTGACCCACGACCAGGTGGAGGCGATGACGATGGGCGATCGCATTGCGGTGATGAGCCAGGGCCTCATGCAGCAGTGCGATACGCCGCTCAACCTCTTCAACCATCCCGCCAACGTGTTCGTCGCCGGCTTCATCGGCTCGCCGGCCATGAACTTTGTGGCGGTGACGGTGCGCTCGGAGGGAGAAGGCACCGTGTTGGACGCCGGCGCGTTCAAGGTGACCGTGACGCCCGAGCAAGCGGTCACGGCGGCGCCCTACATGGGCCAGGAGTGCGTCTTCGGCATTCGCCCCGAGGACATCCATGATCGCTGCCTGGAGGGCCTCGTCAAGGCGATGGCGGGCAACACGATCCGCGTGGGCGTGGACGTGATTGAGCCGCTAGGCAACGATGTGGAGATGTACCTGACGGCCGGCGAGCTCCAGATGACCGCGATGATCGACAGCAAGACGCAGGCGAAGGTCGGCGAGCAGATCGAGGTCGTGCTGGACATGGAGAAAAGCCACCTGTTCGACAAGGACACCGAGGCCTCTATCTACTGA
- the csaB gene encoding polysaccharide pyruvyl transferase CsaB, with the protein MRLALSGYYGCGNTGDEAVLDGIARSMTLRRPDERVDLVVLSASPDDTRRRHELAAVDRMSLLAVRRALKTSDLLISGGGSLLQDATSLRSLLYYLWIIRLAGVCRTPVMVYAQGIGPLRSRAARAITRVTLNRAGAITVRDADSAALLRAIGVTRPPLEVTADPAFVLDPVGQPAAERALADAGIEPGEAVVGLALRPVASGGPSASVAGRIAEALARSTGARVLFVPMQPPGDARLAEEAMAVAPAGSAMLRSALAPRETLAVVGRLEGLVAMRLHALIFAAMAGVPMVALAYDPKVASLMADLGQAQRCLDLGAARPDAVAAAVASGLADRGDVRRELLGRAAVLRERALVNADRALELAGAGQTARHR; encoded by the coding sequence ATGCGGCTGGCCCTCTCGGGCTACTACGGGTGCGGGAACACCGGCGACGAGGCGGTGCTCGACGGCATCGCGCGCTCGATGACGCTCCGGCGGCCCGACGAGCGGGTTGACCTGGTCGTGCTGTCCGCTAGCCCGGACGACACGCGGAGGCGGCACGAGCTCGCGGCGGTCGACCGAATGAGCCTTCTGGCTGTGCGGCGGGCGCTCAAGACGAGCGACCTGCTGATCTCGGGCGGCGGGAGTTTGCTGCAGGACGCGACGAGCCTGCGGTCGCTCCTGTACTATCTCTGGATCATTCGCCTGGCGGGGGTCTGCCGAACGCCCGTGATGGTGTACGCTCAGGGCATCGGGCCGCTACGGAGCCGGGCGGCCCGCGCGATCACGCGGGTCACGCTGAACCGCGCCGGCGCGATCACCGTGCGCGACGCCGACTCGGCCGCGTTGCTGCGCGCCATCGGGGTCACCCGGCCCCCGCTGGAGGTGACGGCCGATCCAGCGTTCGTGCTCGATCCCGTCGGCCAGCCCGCGGCCGAGCGCGCGCTGGCCGACGCCGGGATCGAGCCCGGCGAGGCCGTCGTCGGCCTGGCGCTGCGCCCCGTGGCGAGCGGAGGGCCGTCGGCGAGCGTCGCCGGGCGCATCGCGGAGGCGCTCGCCAGGAGCACGGGCGCGCGCGTGCTCTTTGTGCCCATGCAGCCGCCCGGCGACGCGCGGCTGGCCGAGGAAGCGATGGCCGTCGCGCCCGCAGGCAGCGCCATGTTGCGGAGCGCGCTCGCGCCGCGCGAGACGCTGGCGGTCGTGGGACGCCTGGAGGGCCTGGTGGCCATGCGCTTGCACGCGCTCATCTTCGCCGCCATGGCGGGCGTACCGATGGTCGCGCTCGCCTACGACCCCAAGGTGGCCAGCCTGATGGCGGATCTTGGCCAGGCGCAACGCTGCCTGGACCTGGGCGCGGCACGGCCCGATGCCGTGGCGGCGGCCGTGGCCAGCGGTCTGGCGGATCGCGGGGACGTTCGGAGGGAGCTGCTCGGCCGCGCGGCAGTGCTTCGCGAGCGCGCCCTGGTGAATGCGGATCGAGCACTCGAGCTGGCGGGGGCCGGACAGACGGCCCGACACCGTTGA
- a CDS encoding 30S ribosomal protein S18, with translation MPPPPRRRPPGKYKRARRKVCAFCVEKARSIDFKAASKLRKFMTDRGKMVPRRTSGTCASHQRQLSAAIKRARHMALVAYVAE, from the coding sequence ATGCCTCCGCCACCACGCAGGCGGCCGCCAGGGAAATACAAGAGAGCGCGGCGCAAGGTCTGCGCCTTTTGCGTCGAGAAGGCCAGGAGCATCGACTTCAAGGCCGCCTCCAAGCTACGCAAGTTCATGACGGATCGCGGCAAGATGGTGCCCCGCCGCACGAGCGGCACTTGCGCCAGCCACCAGCGCCAGCTCAGCGCCGCCATCAAGCGGGCTCGCCACATGGCGCTGGTCGCCTACGTCGCCGAATGA